In [Leptolyngbya] sp. PCC 7376, a genomic segment contains:
- a CDS encoding ASCH domain-containing protein translates to MPALNFQKQFVPLIESGKKRQTIRCRKRPIKVGDLLYLYTGQRTKNCRKIAESICLETQHFDFRMSRSASAPIIHVNHSIINILQFHKLAIADGFKKRSEFCDFFIHSPKAIEQGGVTSFSGQIIKWGMLCKP, encoded by the coding sequence ATGCCTGCACTGAACTTTCAGAAACAATTTGTCCCACTGATCGAGAGTGGGAAAAAACGGCAGACTATTAGATGCCGCAAGCGTCCAATCAAGGTCGGCGATCTCCTTTACCTCTATACCGGACAGCGCACAAAAAACTGTCGAAAAATTGCTGAGTCAATTTGCCTTGAAACTCAGCATTTCGATTTCCGCATGAGTCGGTCTGCTAGCGCTCCAATCATTCATGTAAACCACTCGATAATCAACATCCTCCAATTTCACAAATTGGCGATCGCCGATGGCTTTAAGAAGCGTAGTGAATTTTGCGACTTTTTCATTCATTCACCCAAAGCAATAGAGCAAGGCGGTGTCACAAGTTTTTCAGGGCAAATCATCAAATGGGGGATGCTATGCAAACCTTAG
- a CDS encoding VapE domain-containing protein produces MQTLDKSALQQELEASAISLDIQHNFIPVKGRDEAIPDVDDLAWDYLFYLQVYRKNNGGLRKKWLDNYSHIDAGGWWCQTLDIVNGDYSQWGCFKPNTPRKNKEGKLVKYEHPPKQPTQPFFLEVNRERWEKIARNGMVLLPDLEDIPESSDCFEFWEWVKQHSELPIIITEGAKKTASLLSADYCAVGLSGIWNGAPKQKAGDGTPLEKQLNEQLQALSAEGREIIFCFDNDDKPKTIASVTKAIQSMAELFEAQGCTISVMSWRGLHDEKGIDDIHAAHGSDAVDQLVSNRLTLNDWQKLMSKPILKVGSDEPEKIEAVTSTPIAPVRTYDPSEEKISAKTTTPLTKSHPETETIYGGRKDLNYAQLYQFIQYNLASRLSFDLMRRQVLLDGEIFQMADELRPWFFCEYGETAKEGDIYKTIVYFARQKSFDPVVEDLRRCQREATRISIDNIATRYFGQDPDKCSDDKEKRKAWMYNRCIKMWLISAVARQFQTANRDGDPNYRGCQVDHVLVLQGGQGKGKSTWFGALCGGYFNESMGDIQAKDSLMALHSNWILELAEIDGITSKKAAATLKHFLTTKVDEFRVPYARKSKPHARRSVFCGTVNPSRFLIDDENRRFWVVPVLSSDINVQLIAEERDGIWASAVDAYLAGELWYPTSEEKDILRQIADDFAEIDPWQEPIESYLKLHEYVNSREILQTVCKMDLKDIGKRDEMRVSKILTRLGWTEEKRIRREGQSIRVRYKPRSEQIEMDVETASDTNIYSFLEEKVGNNGKTPDIQSSQMYQPVDQPFGGLVQAGKCTDQNETVPTFLTEVGTSKMPVQQGIEAICTDLPTKKTIPEKYSRAGFKFAENEILQQKTSNRYVMVRELPPIGSRFSSKSYLCEWMEPLSSDPEPTEWIQQSDLREID; encoded by the coding sequence ATGCAAACCTTAGACAAATCGGCATTACAACAGGAATTAGAAGCATCGGCAATCTCCCTAGATATTCAGCATAATTTTATCCCGGTTAAAGGTCGCGACGAGGCCATCCCAGATGTTGATGATCTGGCTTGGGATTACCTGTTTTATCTTCAGGTCTACCGCAAGAACAACGGCGGATTACGAAAGAAATGGCTCGATAACTACAGCCATATTGACGCAGGCGGCTGGTGGTGTCAGACCTTAGATATCGTCAATGGCGATTACTCCCAATGGGGCTGTTTTAAACCTAATACACCCCGCAAAAACAAGGAAGGAAAGCTTGTTAAATATGAGCACCCGCCGAAACAACCGACACAGCCATTCTTTCTCGAAGTTAATCGAGAACGATGGGAGAAGATCGCACGAAATGGGATGGTACTTCTCCCAGATCTAGAAGACATTCCAGAATCATCTGACTGTTTTGAATTTTGGGAATGGGTTAAGCAGCATTCAGAACTGCCTATCATCATCACTGAAGGGGCAAAGAAAACCGCATCATTACTCAGTGCCGATTATTGTGCGGTGGGTTTATCTGGCATTTGGAATGGCGCACCAAAACAAAAAGCAGGTGATGGTACTCCATTAGAAAAACAATTAAATGAGCAGCTTCAGGCACTCTCCGCTGAAGGAAGAGAAATCATTTTCTGTTTCGATAATGATGACAAACCAAAAACCATTGCCTCGGTAACCAAAGCGATTCAGTCAATGGCTGAGCTATTCGAGGCTCAGGGCTGCACCATATCGGTAATGAGCTGGCGTGGTCTCCACGACGAGAAAGGTATTGATGATATCCATGCTGCTCATGGTTCTGATGCTGTTGATCAGTTGGTGAGTAACAGACTTACTCTAAATGACTGGCAGAAGCTGATGAGTAAACCCATCTTGAAGGTTGGTAGTGACGAGCCGGAAAAGATAGAGGCCGTGACATCAACACCTATTGCACCAGTTCGCACCTATGACCCCTCCGAAGAAAAAATATCAGCCAAAACAACAACACCATTAACCAAGAGCCACCCTGAAACAGAAACGATTTATGGTGGCCGCAAAGACTTAAATTACGCTCAGCTCTACCAATTCATCCAATACAATTTAGCGTCGCGATTATCCTTTGACCTGATGCGTCGTCAAGTCCTTCTGGATGGGGAAATATTCCAGATGGCTGATGAACTGAGACCTTGGTTTTTCTGTGAGTATGGCGAAACCGCAAAAGAAGGTGATATCTACAAAACCATTGTTTATTTTGCCCGCCAAAAATCTTTTGACCCTGTGGTGGAAGACCTCAGACGATGCCAGAGAGAAGCGACCCGTATTTCCATTGATAACATCGCCACTCGATACTTCGGTCAAGACCCAGATAAATGTTCAGACGATAAAGAAAAGCGCAAAGCATGGATGTATAACCGCTGTATCAAAATGTGGCTAATTTCTGCTGTGGCTCGTCAATTCCAAACCGCGAATCGAGATGGAGACCCAAACTATAGAGGGTGTCAAGTAGATCATGTTCTCGTTCTACAAGGTGGACAGGGGAAAGGAAAATCCACTTGGTTCGGAGCACTTTGTGGTGGCTACTTCAACGAGTCGATGGGGGATATCCAAGCAAAAGATTCTCTCATGGCATTGCATTCAAACTGGATACTCGAACTGGCTGAAATTGATGGGATTACCAGTAAGAAAGCCGCTGCCACACTCAAGCACTTCTTAACCACCAAAGTAGATGAGTTTCGAGTGCCATACGCCCGGAAATCTAAGCCACACGCACGGCGCTCAGTATTTTGCGGCACAGTAAACCCAAGCCGTTTTTTGATTGATGATGAGAATCGCCGCTTTTGGGTTGTTCCTGTGCTCTCCTCAGATATCAATGTGCAGTTGATTGCAGAAGAACGGGATGGTATATGGGCTTCTGCTGTTGATGCTTATTTAGCTGGAGAGCTTTGGTATCCCACCAGTGAAGAGAAAGACATCCTACGGCAGATCGCCGATGACTTTGCAGAGATCGATCCCTGGCAGGAGCCAATAGAGTCTTACCTAAAGCTGCATGAATATGTGAACAGCCGCGAAATACTTCAGACCGTTTGCAAGATGGATCTCAAAGACATTGGCAAGCGAGATGAAATGAGGGTCAGTAAAATTCTTACCCGACTGGGTTGGACAGAAGAAAAACGAATCCGAAGGGAAGGCCAATCCATCAGAGTGCGATATAAACCAAGGTCAGAACAGATAGAAATGGATGTGGAGACTGCCTCTGATACCAATATTTATTCTTTTTTAGAGGAAAAGGTTGGTAACAATGGTAAAACCCCTGATATACAAAGCTCCCAGATGTACCAACCTGTTGACCAACCTTTTGGGGGGTTGGTACAAGCCGGGAAATGTACCGACCAAAACGAAACTGTACCAACCTTTTTAACAGAGGTTGGTACATCCAAAATGCCTGTACAGCAAGGGATTGAGGCGATATGTACCGACCTACCAACAAAAAAAACGATTCCTGAAAAATATTCACGCGCTGGTTTTAAATTCGCAGAAAACGAAATTTTGCAGCAAAAAACATCGAATCGATATGTGATGGTGCGAGAGTTGCCACCAATTGGCAGTCGATTTAGTTCTAAAAGTTATCTCTGTGAGTGGATGGAACCTCTCTCCAGCGACCCGGAGCCAACGGAATGGATCCAGCAATCTGATTTAAGGGAGATCGACTAA